Proteins encoded by one window of Venturia canescens isolate UGA chromosome 2, ASM1945775v1, whole genome shotgun sequence:
- the LOC122407007 gene encoding probable phospholipid-transporting ATPase IIB isoform X2 — translation METTSNVIRMSKEDIPLISKPRYDSSWTRCCTWMWRRCCRKRELRARTIHIGQPMHEKFPTNVIRNQKYNIITFLPLVLFQQFKIFLNLYFLIMASSQFIPDIKIGYLYTYWGPLGFVLTVTICREAVDDFRRYKRDKEVNGQKYYRLVRGSATPESVPSSKLKVGDMVIVEKGQRVPADLVLLRTTEKSGACFVRTDQLDGETDWKLRLAVPATQKLENDSQLFDIKADLYVEKPQKDIHGFIGTFTMDDGYSSEESLGVDNTLWANTAVASGSALGVVVYTGQETRSLMNHSAPRSKIGLLDQEINQLTKVLFCAVLGLALVMMCLKGFNGPWYRYMFRFVLLFSYIIPISLRINLDMGKTFYAWCIQRDKEINGTVVRTTTIPEELGRISYLLSDKTGTLTQNKMVFKKLHLGTVSYVQETFDDITAVLKNCYSTSSSENSPTKVNVTVLSGGKVRRSESTRIYDAVHALALCHNVTPVYDDMAKTNILDTVSVETGETGSIQSQTESDQHYYPEQTRNYQASSPDEVALVKWTEEMGLALFKRDLNTMQLKAINGQILTYTILQIFPFTSETKRMGIIVKEETSSEIVFYLKGADIVMSGIVQYNDWLDEECGNMAREGLRTLVVAKKSLTEEQYLDFETRYNAARMSVSDRPSRVAAVVESLEREMELLCVTGVEDRLQDRVRPTLELLRNAGIKIWMLTGDKLETATCIATSSRLVSRTQGLHVFKSVVTRTDAHLELNTFRKKQDCALVISGDSLEVCLQYYQPEFMELACGSPAVVCCRCSPTQKAEVVTLIQRHTKKRTAAVGDGGNDVSMIQAADAGIGLEGMEGRQASLAADFSIPQFSHLANLLLVHGRRSYKRSASLSQFVIHRGLIISTMQAVFSAVFYLSSVALYQGFLMVGYATIYTMFPVFSLVLDKDVSGEIAIRYPELYKELSKGRSLSYKTFFMWILISIYQGGVIMYGALIMFEDEFIHIVAISFSALVLTELIMVALTIRTWHHIMIIAELISLALYLLSLVVLKDYFDAEFIQTTGFLWKVLVITLISCMPLYILKFLRKKFSPPSYSKLT, via the exons ATGGAGACAACGAGCAATGTTATTAGAATGTCAAAGGAGGACATTCCTCTAATATCGAAACCACGATATGACAGTTCATGGACGAG ATGTTGCACTTGGATGTGGCGAAGATGCTGCAGGAAACGAGAATTACGCGCAAGGACTATCCACATTGGACAACCGatgcatgaaaaatttcctacCAATGTTATAAGAAACCAAAAATACAATATCATCACATTTTTACCACTG GTCCTCTTTCAAcagttcaaaatatttttgaatcttTACTTCCTGATTATGGCGAGCTCTCAGTTTATACCGGACATCAAAATTGGATATTTGTACACATATTGGGGGCCCCTAGGCTTTGTACTAACTGTCACTATTTGTCGCGAAGCCGTCGATGATTTCCGACGCTACAAACGAGACAAAGAAGTCAACGGTCAAAAATACTACAGGCTCGTCCGAGGCTCCGCTACTCCAGAATCTGTACCCAGCTCGAAATTAAAAGTTGGCGACATG GTGATAGTTGAAAAAGGCCAACGAGTTCCAGCCGATTTGGTTTTACTTCGTACAACTGAAAAGTCAGGGGCGTGCTTTGTGAGAACAGATCAATTGGATGGTGAGACGGACTGGAAATTACGACTCGCAGTTCCAGCGACTCAAAAACTCGAGAATGATTCGCAGCTTTTCGACATAAAAGCTGATTTATACGTGGAAAAACCACAGAAGGATATTCATGGTTTCATCGGAACATTCACGATG GATGATGGCTACAGTAGCGAAGAAAGCCTCGGTGTCGATAATACGCTCTGGGCAAACACAGCAGTAGCTTCTGGTTCGGCTCTAGGAGTTGTTGTTTACACGGGACAGGAGACTCGATCTCTTATGAATCATTCAGCTCCGAGATCAAAAATTGGGTTACTCGATCAAGAAATCAACCAATTAACAAAG GTTCTCTTTTGTGCCGTTCTTGGATTGGCTCTCGTGATGATGTGTTTGAAGGGCTTCAACGGTCCTTGGTATCGATACATGTTCCGAtttgttttacttttttcgtaTATAATACCGATAAGTTTGCGAATCAATCTCGACATGGGAAAAACGTTCTACGCTTGGTGTATacaaagagataaagagaTAAATGGAACTGTGGTACGAACGACAACGATACCCGAAGAACTTGGACGTATATCGTATTTGTTGAGTGACAAAACAGGCACTTTAACGCAAAATAAAATGGTCTTCAAAAAATTACACCTTGGCACCGTGTCTTACGTACAAGAAACTTTCGACGATATCACAgctgttttaaaaaattgttattcaaCCTCGAGCTCTGAAAATTCACCCACCAAAGTCAATGTAACGGTACTATCTGGGGGCAAAGTCAGACGCTCCGAAAGTACCAGAATTTACGATGCCGTTCATGCTTTGGCTCTCTGTCACAATGTCACACCCGTTTATGACGATATGGCTAAAACTAATATTCTCGATACTGTGAGCGTGGAAACTGGCGAAACAGGATCAATACAGAG TCAAACCGAATCTGATCAACATTATTATCCGGAACAAACGCGAAATTATCAAGCCTCAAGTCCTGACGAAGTGGCACTGGTGAAATGGACTGAAGAAATGGGCCTTGCTCTTTTCAAACGTGATTTGAATACGATGCAGCTGAAGGCGATCAACGGGCAGATATTAACTTACACGATTTTACAAATATTTCCATTCACTTCGGAAACCAAGAGAATGGGAATAATCGTCAAGGAAGAAACAAGCTCCGAAATCGTGTTTTATTTGAAAGGTGCTGACATTGTTATGTCAGGCATTGTACAGTACAACGATTGGCTGGACGAAGAATGTGGAAACATGGCGAGAGAGGGTCTTCGAACTTTAGTGGTGGCGAAAAAGAGTTTAACCGAAGAACAATATCTTGATTTCGAAACCAG ATACAACGCAGCCCGAATGTCTGTGAGCGACAGACCCTCAAGAGTTGCCGCTGTTGTTGAAAGCCTTGAGCGAGAAATGGAATTATTGTGCGTAACTGGAGTTGAAGATCGTTTACAGGACCGAGTAAGACCAACTTTAGAATTGCTGAGAAATGCTGGAATAAAg ataTGGATGTTAACTGGCGATAAATTAGAAACGGCAACGTGTATTGCAACGTCTTCTCGACTCGTCTCCCGCACACAGGGTCTCCACGTTTTTAAATCGGTTGTTACAAGAACAGACGCACATTTGGAATTGAATACATTCCGTAAAAAACAGGATTGCGCTTTAGTTATAAGCGGAGATTCCCTGGAGGTTTGTTTGCAGTATTATCAACCGGAATTTATGGAACTCGCTTGTGGCTCTCCTGCCGTCGTCTGCTGCCGTTGTTCGCCGACCCAAAAAGCGGAAGTTGTCACACTTATTCAGAGacatacgaaaaaaagaacgGCGGCTGTTGGTGACGGTGGAAATGACGTTTCGATGATTCAAGCTGCGGATGCTG GCATTGGCTTGGAAGGAATGGAAGGAAGACAGGCTTCACTGGCCgctgatttttccattcctcAGTTCAGTCATTTGGCAAATCTCTTATTGGTCCACGGGCGCCGGAGCTACAAAAGATCAGCGTCTCTCAGTCAATTCGTCATACATCGTGGTCTTATAATCTCCACGATGCAAGCAGtattttcagctgttttctATTTGTCTTCAGTCGCTCTTTACCAAGGTTTTCTAATGGTTGG ATACGCTACGATATACACAATGTTCCCCGTGTTTTCACTGGTTTTGGATAAAGACGTTTCCGGCGAAATTGCGATACGATATCCGGAACTATACAAAGAACTGAGTAAAGGACGTTCTCTTTCATACAAAACCTTCTTCATGTGGATACTAATTAGTATTTACCAAG GTGGCGTTATTATGTATGGTGCTCTGATAATGTTCGAAGACGAATTTATCCACATAGTGGCGATAAGTTTTTCAGCTCTAGTTCTCACGGAACTAATAATGGTAGCCTTGACGATTCGCACATGGCATCATATAATGATTATTGCTGAATTGATCTCCCTTGCCCTGTATTTACTATCCCTCGTCGTTTTGAAGGATTACTTTG ATGCTGAATTCATACAAACGACAGGATTTCTTTGGAAGGTTTTAGTGATCACGCTAATATCGTGCATGCCTCTCTACATCCTGAAATTCttacgaaagaaattttcaccGCCGAGCTATTCAAAACTGACGTAA